The nucleotide window CCAGGCCAGCGCTCGCCTGCAGGTCGTCGAGGGCGCCGTCGAGAAGCTCGACCAGTACGAAGCGGCCAGCGAGATCGAGATCCGCTTCCGTCCCGGCCAGGGCGTCCTCAGCAAGCGCGCCAAGGACGCGCTCGATGACGTCGCCGAGTCCCTCAAGGACCAGAAGGGCTACATCGTCGAGGTCCAGGGCTTCTCCTCCGGCTCCGGCTCCGCCGCGGTCGAGAACTCCCGCCGCATGGCCGACGCCGTCGTCCGCTATCTCGTCATCAACCACGAGATCCCGGTCTACCGCGTCTTCACCGTCGGCATGGGCAACGCCAAGGTCACCGACTCCGATGGCAAGGTGCGCCGCACCCGCGGTGGCCGCGTCGAAGTCCACCTGCTGAAGAACGGCATCGCCGACCTCCAGCAGAGCGCCTCGATGGCCCAGCCCGCCCCTGCCAGCTCCAGCATCGGCCAGGGCGGCGTCTCCGGCTCCATGAACATGCAGAGCCAGCCTCAGCCGGCCCAGCAGCCGAAGGCGACCTCCTCCAACGAGCAGGAGCAGCCCAAGTAACTTCTCTACAACTTTTTCCACCTACCGGCCCTTTGCAGAGATGCAAAGGGCTTTTCTTTTTCCGCCGAAGTGGTAGATTGCCCAACATTCTTTTCGGCAGCGCAGTTTTGTTTTAAGGGAGAAAGTCTGATGGAGGCGATCTACTATTCCAGGATCACTTCCCCGGTCGGCCCGCTCATCGTCGGCTGCACCCGCCGCGGGCTCTTCTGTCTCGAGTTCGATTCGCCCGGCGCGCTCCTCTATCGCACGCGCAACAACGGCCACCTCTGGGCCTTCTCCGAAGAGAAGACCGCCGCCTACATCCGCGAGCTCCGCGAGTAC belongs to Terriglobales bacterium and includes:
- a CDS encoding OmpA family protein, which produces MKKTYLLALAAALALPAVAQQSVPQAPPANSQTTLAQQDSSSQPAAPASQSVHDQQNLQSTETKPATTTNATGREPLKIETREGFWGKINPFARKKWTQRQIQPVRDRVNELDELTAQNSKMIKDVDARATEGIRLATLKATEADQHAVDAGNRAQLAHQTATQASARLQVVEGAVEKLDQYEAASEIEIRFRPGQGVLSKRAKDALDDVAESLKDQKGYIVEVQGFSSGSGSAAVENSRRMADAVVRYLVINHEIPVYRVFTVGMGNAKVTDSDGKVRRTRGGRVEVHLLKNGIADLQQSASMAQPAPASSSIGQGGVSGSMNMQSQPQPAQQPKATSSNEQEQPK